One Avibacterium avium genomic window carries:
- the cysK gene encoding cysteine synthase A, whose protein sequence is MTIYSDNSYSIGRTPLVRLKHFGNNGNLVVKIEGRNPSFSVKCRIGANMIWQAEKDGILTKDKEIVDATSGNTGIALAYVAAARGYKLTLTMPETMSSERKRLLRGLGVNLVLTEGAKGMKGAIAKAEEILASDPNRYVMLKQFENPANPDIHRQTTGVEIWNDTDGKIDVLVAGVGTGGTITGLSRAIKLDKGKQILSVAVEPEESPVITQTLNGEEVKPGPHKIQGIGAGFIPKNLDLSLIDRVERVDSETAIATARRLMAEEGILAGISSGAAVAAADRLAKLPEFADKLIVAILPSAAERYLSTALFEGIEG, encoded by the coding sequence ATGACAATTTATAGCGATAATTCTTATTCCATCGGACGCACCCCCTTAGTCCGCCTTAAACATTTTGGCAACAATGGCAATCTTGTGGTGAAAATCGAAGGGCGTAACCCAAGTTTTAGCGTGAAATGTCGCATTGGTGCGAATATGATCTGGCAAGCGGAAAAAGACGGTATTCTCACCAAAGACAAAGAAATTGTTGATGCCACCAGCGGTAACACAGGGATTGCCTTAGCCTATGTGGCAGCGGCTCGAGGCTACAAATTGACCCTTACAATGCCTGAAACAATGAGTTCCGAGCGTAAGCGTTTATTGAGAGGCTTGGGCGTTAATCTTGTGCTAACAGAGGGCGCAAAAGGAATGAAAGGGGCAATCGCGAAAGCCGAAGAAATCCTTGCGAGCGATCCGAATCGTTATGTGATGCTCAAACAATTTGAAAACCCCGCCAACCCAGATATTCACCGCCAAACTACTGGGGTAGAAATTTGGAATGATACGGACGGAAAAATCGATGTGTTGGTCGCTGGCGTGGGAACAGGCGGCACAATCACAGGGCTCTCTCGAGCCATCAAACTTGATAAAGGCAAACAAATTCTTTCTGTTGCCGTTGAGCCTGAAGAAAGCCCAGTGATCACACAAACCTTAAATGGCGAAGAAGTGAAACCCGGCCCGCATAAAATTCAAGGCATCGGCGCAGGATTTATCCCAAAAAATCTCGATCTTTCCTTAATCGATCGCGTAGAACGCGTGGATAGCGAAACCGCTATTGCCACCGCGCGCCGTCTAATGGCGGAAGAAGGAATTCTAGCCGGCATTTCATCGGGGGCTGCAGTAGCCGCGGCCGATCGCCTTGCCAAATTACCCGAATTTGCCGATAAACTGATTGTCGCCATTCTCCCTTCCGCCGCAGAGCGTTATTTAAGCACCGCATTGTTTGAAGGAATTGAAGGTTAA
- the zipA gene encoding cell division protein ZipA produces MDLNTILIILGVVALVALVAHGIWSNRREKSQIFEKSNSFSKESAPRQPEHNAANFATREPMAQPAQSFTQQPEPISSTQQNLDFNQNQPVYFEQTQVQEPQNFEQAINQIKISLPNEPQPVQTSVEPAVSYSSPQHLANATIAEIESTVNTEEGIHAEHQLTEVLATPTENVIQIERERPIVEFEEVQQNVSVQPAEKEEPQQQDQGAKDFIMLYVVSPEGKEFHGLSLEKAFDSLGFIFGNRQIYHRHVDLNVASPVLFSAANIQHPGTFDPNNMADFYTVGIALFMQLPSHGNDLVNLRMMIRAAKTLAEELGGFVLTDQQEIFDENAEKAYLAKVSA; encoded by the coding sequence ATGGATTTGAATACAATTTTGATTATTCTTGGTGTGGTAGCATTAGTTGCTTTAGTGGCGCACGGCATTTGGTCTAACCGCCGCGAGAAATCACAGATCTTCGAGAAAAGTAATAGCTTTAGCAAAGAAAGCGCTCCACGCCAGCCAGAACACAACGCGGCTAATTTTGCCACCAGAGAACCAATGGCCCAGCCAGCTCAATCATTTACTCAACAACCTGAGCCAATTTCATCAACGCAGCAAAATCTTGATTTTAACCAAAATCAGCCGGTCTATTTTGAGCAAACTCAAGTGCAAGAACCGCAAAATTTTGAACAAGCGATTAATCAGATTAAAATCAGTTTGCCAAATGAGCCGCAGCCAGTTCAAACCAGCGTTGAGCCTGCGGTGTCTTACTCTTCTCCGCAACATTTAGCTAATGCAACCATTGCAGAAATTGAATCTACGGTGAACACAGAAGAGGGTATTCACGCAGAACATCAATTAACGGAAGTTTTAGCCACGCCAACGGAAAATGTTATTCAAATTGAACGTGAGCGTCCAATTGTGGAATTTGAAGAAGTGCAACAAAATGTTTCCGTCCAGCCAGCAGAAAAAGAAGAACCACAACAGCAAGATCAAGGCGCGAAAGATTTTATTATGCTGTATGTGGTTTCGCCTGAAGGCAAAGAGTTTCACGGCTTGTCATTAGAGAAAGCATTCGATAGTTTAGGGTTTATTTTTGGCAACCGCCAAATTTATCACCGCCACGTTGATCTCAATGTAGCAAGCCCTGTGTTATTCAGTGCAGCGAATATTCAACATCCCGGCACCTTTGATCCAAACAATATGGCAGATTTCTACACCGTAGGCATCGCATTATTTATGCAGCTGCCGTCCCACGGTAATGATCTCGTCAATTTACGAATGATGATCCGTGCCGCCAAAACCCTTGCTGAAGAACTGGGTGGCTTTGTGCTAACGGATCAGCAAGAAATTTTTGATGAAAATGCGGAAAAAGCCTATTTGGCTAAAGTGAGTGCTTAA
- the cysZ gene encoding sulfate transporter CysZ, whose translation MLQAKELKQGFHYFVMGWHLITQKGLRRFVIMPILLNILLLSGLFWLFMSNIGGLIDSLISYVPDWLAWLSGILLALSIFMLLTLFYFAFTTLSGFIAAPFNGLLAEKVEQMLTGENLIEMSTMDFIKDIPRMLGREWQKLWYSLPKLIALFLLSFIPVLGQSIVPVLTFLFTAWMMAIQYCDYPFDNHKIPFHIMRNELGETRTLSLTFGGLITFCTFVPIINLVIIPVAVCGATAMWVEKYRDNALFEFKPHHKSTQNSRTKIVNNQRDALKNHSDRFIN comes from the coding sequence ATGTTGCAAGCAAAGGAACTTAAACAAGGTTTTCACTATTTTGTGATGGGCTGGCATTTGATTACACAAAAAGGCTTAAGACGTTTTGTGATTATGCCAATTTTGCTCAATATTTTATTGCTTTCGGGGCTGTTTTGGCTGTTCATGAGCAATATTGGCGGGCTAATTGATAGCCTGATTAGCTATGTTCCCGATTGGTTAGCGTGGTTAAGTGGCATTTTACTTGCGTTATCCATTTTTATGCTTTTAACCCTATTTTATTTTGCCTTTACCACCCTTTCAGGCTTTATTGCCGCCCCTTTCAACGGCTTGCTCGCAGAAAAAGTGGAGCAAATGCTCACGGGCGAAAATCTCATTGAAATGAGTACAATGGATTTCATCAAAGATATTCCACGAATGTTAGGGCGTGAATGGCAAAAATTATGGTATAGCTTACCAAAACTTATCGCCTTGTTTTTACTAAGTTTTATTCCTGTATTAGGGCAGTCTATCGTGCCTGTGCTGACCTTTTTATTTACTGCGTGGATGATGGCGATCCAATATTGCGATTACCCTTTTGATAACCACAAAATTCCTTTCCATATTATGCGTAATGAATTGGGCGAAACACGCACGCTAAGTTTAACCTTTGGCGGCTTAATTACTTTTTGTACCTTTGTGCCAATCATCAATTTGGTGATTATTCCTGTGGCAGTATGCGGTGCAACGGCAATGTGGGTGGAAAAATATCGCGATAACGCCTTATTTGAATTTAAACCGCATCATAAATCGACACAAAATAGTCGCACGAAAATTGTCAATAATCAGCGAGATGCGTTAAAAAATCACTCAGATCGCTTTATTAACTAA
- a CDS encoding low molecular weight protein-tyrosine-phosphatase, producing MTVKVLFVCLGNICRSPMAEYLFREKVKQAGLADKILCDSAGTSGWHDGEDMHCGTAETLELHHIDNKGFTSRKVRSKDCQDFDYLIAMDNQNLADLEKLFGHYPEKLFQITQLCPNLGIDHIPDPWYTKNFEQTYELLDQCCEALLAKIRLVHSIS from the coding sequence ATGACAGTGAAGGTGCTTTTTGTCTGCTTGGGGAACATCTGCCGTTCCCCAATGGCAGAATATCTTTTCCGCGAAAAAGTGAAACAAGCGGGGCTAGCCGATAAAATCCTCTGCGATAGTGCGGGAACATCAGGCTGGCACGATGGCGAAGATATGCACTGTGGCACAGCAGAAACCCTTGAATTACATCATATTGATAATAAAGGCTTTACTAGCCGAAAAGTGCGGTCAAAAGATTGTCAGGATTTTGATTATCTGATTGCAATGGACAATCAAAATTTAGCGGATTTGGAAAAATTATTTGGGCATTACCCTGAAAAATTATTTCAAATCACCCAACTTTGTCCAAACCTTGGCATCGATCATATCCCCGATCCTTGGTACACCAAAAATTTCGAGCAAACTTATGAATTATTGGATCAATGTTGTGAGGCATTGCTTGCTAAAATTCGTTTAGTGCATTCAATCTCATAG
- a CDS encoding ABC transporter ATP-binding protein gives MNTLDITHLTCCYNNQPILQDLNLSIENDDIVCLLGASGCGKTTLLKAVAGLIPLSAGNIRLQDKEIQHFEANEREIGLIFQDYALFPHLTVAENILFGLHQINKSEQTKNLQKMTALVHLQGLEKRYPHELSGGQQQRVAIARALACQPKLLLLDEPFSNIDSQVRHQMIEEIRHILKQQHIPAIFVTHSKEEAFLFADKLAVMNQGKICQIGAPSTVYQQPNSPFVANFLGEMNYLPCQPIDDQRCQSLLGLHLCSPHQSQQAPNYLAIRPEQLQLRVADTPTQANGIIRQQRFLGAYYKYQVEVAGQSLNVISQHEFPLHSAVQIDLKNGFTPLLFSEMVGE, from the coding sequence ATGAATACTTTAGATATTACCCATTTAACCTGCTGCTATAACAATCAGCCCATTTTGCAAGATCTTAATCTCTCCATTGAAAATGATGATATTGTGTGTCTGCTCGGTGCAAGTGGCTGCGGAAAAACCACCTTGCTCAAAGCCGTTGCAGGATTAATTCCGCTGAGTGCAGGTAATATTCGTTTGCAAGATAAAGAAATTCAACATTTTGAGGCGAATGAGCGAGAAATAGGGCTGATCTTTCAAGATTATGCACTTTTTCCCCATTTAACCGTGGCGGAAAATATTCTATTTGGGTTGCATCAAATAAATAAAAGCGAGCAAACAAAAAACTTACAAAAAATGACCGCACTTGTGCATTTACAAGGTTTAGAAAAACGCTATCCCCACGAGCTTTCAGGTGGTCAGCAACAGCGCGTTGCCATTGCCCGCGCGCTAGCTTGTCAGCCCAAATTATTATTGCTTGATGAGCCTTTTTCTAACATTGACAGCCAAGTTCGCCATCAAATGATCGAAGAAATTCGCCATATTCTAAAACAACAGCATATTCCCGCCATTTTCGTTACCCATAGCAAAGAAGAAGCCTTTCTCTTTGCGGATAAATTAGCGGTAATGAACCAAGGAAAAATCTGTCAAATCGGCGCGCCAAGTACCGTTTACCAACAGCCAAACAGCCCTTTTGTTGCTAACTTTTTGGGGGAAATGAATTATCTGCCTTGCCAGCCCATTGATGATCAGCGTTGCCAATCGCTACTTGGCCTGCATTTGTGTTCCCCCCATCAATCGCAACAAGCACCGAACTATCTCGCAATCCGCCCCGAACAGCTACAATTACGCGTGGCAGATACCCCAACACAAGCCAACGGTATTATTCGCCAACAACGCTTTCTAGGCGCTTATTATAAATATCAAGTGGAAGTGGCAGGACAGTCTTTAAATGTGATTAGCCAACACGAATTTCCCTTACATAGTGCGGTGCAAATTGACTTAAAAAATGGCTTTACACCGTTGTTATTTAGCGAAATGGTTGGTGAATAA
- the groL gene encoding chaperonin GroEL (60 kDa chaperone family; promotes refolding of misfolded polypeptides especially under stressful conditions; forms two stacked rings of heptamers to form a barrel-shaped 14mer; ends can be capped by GroES; misfolded proteins enter the barrel where they are refolded when GroES binds) yields MAAKDVKFGNDARVKMLNGVNILADAVKVTLGPKGRNVILDKAFGAPTITKDGVSVAREIELEDKFENMGAQMVKEVASKANDAAGDGTTTATVLAQAIVNEGLKAVAAGMNPMDLKRGIDKAVSAVVAELKALSKPCESSKEIEQVGTISANSDNVVGKLIAEAMEKVGKEGVITVEDGTGLEDELAVVEGMQFDRGYLSPYFINKPESATVEFDNPFILLVDKKISNIRELLPVLEAVAKAGKPLLIIAEDVEGEALATLVVNTMRGIVKVAAVKAPGFGDRRKAMLQDIAILTAGTVISEEIGMELEKATLEDLGQAKRVVINKDNTTIIDGVGEEAQIKGRVAQIRQQIEESTSDYDKEKLQERVAKLAGGVAVIKVGAATEVEMKEKKDRVEDALHATRAAVEEGIVAGGGVALIRAATKVAASLKGDNEEQNVGIKLALRAMEAPLRQIVTNAGEEASVVASAVKSGEGNFGYNAGSEQYGDMLEMGILDPTKVTRSALQFAASIAGLMITTEAMVTEIPKEDKADLGAGMGGMGGMGGMM; encoded by the coding sequence ATGGCAGCAAAAGACGTTAAATTTGGCAATGATGCTCGCGTAAAAATGCTTAACGGCGTAAACATTCTTGCAGACGCAGTGAAAGTAACCCTTGGCCCGAAAGGTCGTAATGTAATTTTAGACAAAGCCTTTGGCGCACCAACGATCACGAAAGACGGCGTATCCGTTGCGCGTGAAATCGAATTAGAAGATAAATTTGAAAATATGGGCGCACAAATGGTGAAAGAAGTGGCCTCTAAAGCCAATGACGCGGCAGGGGACGGTACAACAACGGCAACCGTATTAGCCCAAGCTATCGTAAACGAAGGCTTAAAAGCCGTGGCTGCGGGAATGAACCCGATGGATTTAAAACGCGGTATTGATAAAGCCGTGAGTGCTGTTGTGGCTGAATTAAAAGCCCTTTCTAAACCGTGCGAAAGCTCAAAAGAAATTGAACAAGTGGGCACAATTTCAGCAAACTCAGACAATGTAGTCGGTAAACTTATTGCTGAAGCAATGGAAAAAGTGGGCAAAGAAGGTGTGATCACCGTAGAAGACGGCACAGGTTTAGAAGATGAATTAGCAGTGGTTGAAGGTATGCAATTCGATCGCGGTTACCTTTCACCTTATTTCATCAACAAACCAGAATCTGCAACCGTAGAATTTGACAATCCGTTCATTCTTTTAGTGGACAAAAAAATCTCTAACATTCGTGAATTATTGCCAGTGTTAGAAGCTGTTGCGAAAGCAGGTAAACCATTGTTAATTATCGCTGAAGATGTGGAAGGCGAAGCCCTTGCGACCTTGGTGGTAAACACAATGCGTGGTATCGTGAAAGTGGCTGCGGTAAAAGCACCGGGCTTTGGTGATCGCCGTAAAGCAATGTTGCAAGATATTGCGATTTTAACCGCTGGTACTGTGATTTCTGAAGAAATCGGTATGGAGTTAGAAAAAGCGACTTTAGAAGATTTAGGTCAAGCGAAACGTGTTGTGATCAACAAAGACAACACAACCATTATTGACGGCGTGGGCGAAGAAGCGCAAATCAAAGGCCGTGTGGCACAAATTCGTCAGCAAATTGAAGAAAGCACTTCAGATTACGACAAAGAAAAATTACAAGAACGCGTGGCTAAATTAGCTGGCGGTGTGGCTGTAATTAAAGTGGGTGCGGCAACTGAAGTTGAAATGAAAGAGAAAAAAGATCGCGTTGAAGATGCTTTACACGCAACTCGTGCAGCTGTGGAAGAAGGTATCGTAGCTGGTGGTGGTGTTGCCTTAATCCGCGCGGCAACCAAAGTGGCAGCAAGCTTAAAAGGCGATAATGAAGAGCAAAACGTGGGTATCAAACTTGCCTTGCGTGCAATGGAAGCCCCATTACGCCAAATCGTTACCAACGCTGGGGAAGAAGCCTCTGTGGTGGCAAGTGCGGTGAAATCGGGTGAAGGAAACTTCGGTTACAACGCGGGTTCTGAGCAATATGGCGATATGCTTGAAATGGGTATCTTAGATCCAACCAAAGTAACCCGTTCAGCCCTTCAATTCGCTGCCTCTATTGCGGGATTAATGATTACCACCGAAGCAATGGTTACCGAAATTCCAAAAGAAGATAAAGCAGACCTAGGCGCTGGTATGGGCGGTATGGGTGGAATGGGCGGTATGATGTAA
- a CDS encoding Fe(3+) ABC transporter substrate-binding protein has product MKKTLSALALLTTFAAPAFAANEVNVYSYRQPYLIEPILKQFEQETGVKVNFIYADKGLVERVKREGELSPADVLLTVDISRVMEIVNAGLAQPIQSKVLDSNIPAQFRDSQGKWFALTSRARVVYSSKDRVGKLPASFTYYDLAKPELKGKVCVRSGKHSYNVSLIASMIAHDGVEKAKDFLTGLKANLAQKPQGGDRDQVKAIKEGVCDYSLGNSYYYGKMLEDEKQKSWAEAAYINYPNQETVGTHMNISGVVVAKYAPNKDNAVKLVEFLSGDKAQHLYAELNHEYPVKPSVQKSKLVQSWGEFKQDDLPLEKIAENYENALKLIDEVKFDL; this is encoded by the coding sequence ATGAAAAAAACATTATCTGCTTTGGCCTTATTAACCACGTTTGCAGCGCCTGCTTTCGCCGCCAACGAAGTGAATGTCTATTCTTACCGTCAACCTTACCTCATTGAGCCGATTTTAAAACAATTTGAGCAAGAAACGGGGGTGAAAGTAAACTTTATTTATGCGGATAAAGGGCTTGTTGAGCGTGTGAAACGAGAAGGCGAGCTTAGCCCGGCTGATGTGCTATTAACTGTGGATATTAGCCGCGTGATGGAAATTGTGAATGCGGGCTTGGCACAGCCTATTCAATCCAAGGTGTTAGATAGCAACATTCCCGCACAATTCCGTGATAGCCAAGGCAAATGGTTTGCGCTGACTAGCCGTGCGCGCGTAGTGTATTCATCGAAAGATCGCGTGGGTAAATTGCCAGCAAGCTTCACTTACTATGATTTAGCCAAACCAGAATTAAAAGGCAAAGTCTGTGTGCGTTCAGGCAAACATTCTTACAATGTTTCGTTAATTGCTTCAATGATTGCTCACGATGGCGTAGAAAAAGCCAAAGATTTCTTAACAGGATTAAAAGCGAACTTGGCACAAAAACCACAGGGTGGCGACCGTGATCAAGTGAAAGCCATTAAAGAAGGCGTGTGCGATTATTCATTAGGCAATAGCTATTATTACGGCAAAATGCTGGAAGATGAAAAACAAAAAAGCTGGGCGGAAGCGGCTTATATCAACTATCCAAACCAAGAAACCGTGGGAACACATATGAACATCAGCGGTGTGGTAGTGGCAAAATATGCACCAAATAAAGACAACGCGGTGAAATTAGTGGAATTTTTAAGTGGCGACAAAGCACAGCATCTTTATGCTGAATTGAACCACGAATATCCAGTAAAACCCTCTGTACAAAAATCTAAATTGGTACAATCTTGGGGTGAATTTAAACAAGATGATTTGCCATTAGAAAAAATCGCAGAAAACTATGAAAATGCGTTGAAATTAATCGATGAAGTAAAATTTGATCTGTAA
- a CDS encoding co-chaperone GroES, which translates to MNIRPLHDRVIIKREEVETLSAGGIVLTGSAATKSTRAKVLAVGKGRILENGTVLPLDVKVGDTIIFNDGYGVKAEKIDGEEVLIISESDILAIVE; encoded by the coding sequence ATGAATATTCGTCCATTACACGATCGTGTGATCATCAAACGTGAAGAAGTGGAAACCCTTTCTGCTGGTGGTATTGTTTTAACAGGTTCAGCAGCAACCAAATCAACCCGTGCTAAAGTGCTTGCCGTGGGCAAAGGTCGCATTTTAGAAAACGGCACAGTATTGCCTTTAGATGTAAAAGTTGGCGACACCATTATCTTCAATGATGGCTATGGCGTGAAAGCGGAAAAAATTGATGGCGAAGAAGTGTTAATCATTTCTGAAAGCGATATTTTAGCTATCGTAGAATAA
- a CDS encoding ABC transporter permease, producing MDNSAKHKNFFAKSTALIALLAVLGFFLLPIIALLFSAFEGSLHSLQHLWQTVFTDYLFNSLSLVFGTTALSLCFALPCAFLVSRYHFVGKTLLQWLLCLPLAIPAYLSAYLYTDFLDYPGIVQQSLRTWFDWQSKQDYWFPSIRSLGGACFILALSLYPYIFLLVRMALMEQGDNLQQSAKLLGASRWRVFYKITFALIRPAIAVGCALVAMETLGDFGTVAFFAIPSLTTAIYDTWLGFGDLQAAAQISLFMLGLLVLFISIERYARRQQRYYQRSGQRPAQTQRLNGLGWGLLLFSTLLIILAFFIPLFQLSYWSIIYFEQAWTADFWQYSQNSLLVSGLAMIICVCLALLMHFWARLRPTPLAKIVVRFSALGYAIPGTVLAIGLLIPFTFADHQLNRLLKWLDLPMLGLVFSGSIFALVSAYVIRFSAMALGSLETSLSQIPPSLDMAGRMLGYKSWGIWRKIHLPLMRKGIFTALLLVFIESMKELNASLLLRPFNFDTLATHVFTFTSDEQLERAALPALVLILVGIIPVLILTRSLLQSGKKA from the coding sequence ATGGATAATTCCGCAAAACACAAAAATTTTTTCGCAAAAAGCACCGCACTTATCGCATTATTGGCGGTATTGGGGTTCTTCTTGCTGCCGATTATCGCCTTGTTGTTTTCGGCGTTTGAAGGCTCATTGCACAGTTTGCAACATTTATGGCAAACGGTGTTTACCGACTATTTATTCAATTCTCTAAGCTTAGTATTCGGCACAACTGCGCTCAGTTTATGCTTTGCCTTGCCCTGCGCATTTTTGGTGTCGCGTTATCATTTTGTTGGCAAAACGCTGTTGCAATGGTTACTTTGCCTGCCCCTTGCCATTCCTGCGTATTTATCTGCCTATCTTTACACGGATTTTTTAGACTATCCCGGCATCGTGCAACAAAGTTTACGCACTTGGTTTGATTGGCAAAGCAAGCAAGATTATTGGTTTCCTTCCATTCGTAGCCTAGGCGGCGCTTGCTTTATTTTGGCGTTGTCGTTGTATCCTTATATTTTCTTATTAGTCAGAATGGCGTTGATGGAGCAAGGCGACAATTTACAGCAAAGCGCAAAACTATTGGGCGCAAGCCGTTGGCGTGTGTTTTACAAAATTACCTTTGCCCTTATCCGACCAGCTATTGCGGTGGGTTGTGCTTTGGTGGCAATGGAAACCTTGGGCGATTTTGGCACGGTAGCGTTTTTTGCCATTCCTTCACTCACTACGGCGATTTACGACACTTGGCTTGGCTTTGGCGATTTGCAAGCCGCAGCGCAGATTTCTCTGTTTATGCTCGGGTTGTTAGTGCTATTTATCAGCATTGAACGTTATGCACGCCGCCAGCAGCGCTATTATCAACGTTCAGGACAGCGCCCTGCGCAAACCCAACGGCTTAATGGACTAGGCTGGGGCTTACTGTTATTCAGCACACTGTTAATTATTCTTGCATTTTTTATCCCGCTCTTTCAGCTAAGTTATTGGTCAATTATCTATTTTGAACAAGCGTGGACAGCGGATTTCTGGCAATATAGCCAAAACAGCTTGCTAGTTTCTGGGCTAGCAATGATCATCTGCGTATGCTTAGCATTATTAATGCACTTTTGGGCAAGGTTACGCCCAACGCCTTTGGCCAAAATAGTCGTGCGCTTTTCTGCGCTAGGTTACGCTATTCCCGGGACAGTTTTGGCAATCGGCTTGTTAATTCCTTTTACCTTTGCCGATCATCAACTTAACCGCTTGTTAAAATGGCTTGATTTGCCAATGCTTGGCTTGGTATTTTCAGGCTCCATTTTCGCCTTGGTATCCGCTTATGTAATCCGCTTTTCGGCAATGGCTTTGGGCAGCTTAGAAACTAGCTTGAGTCAAATTCCGCCGTCTTTAGATATGGCAGGCAGAATGTTAGGCTATAAATCTTGGGGAATTTGGCGCAAAATTCACTTGCCCCTAATGCGTAAAGGCATTTTCACTGCATTATTGCTGGTTTTTATTGAAAGTATGAAAGAACTCAATGCGTCTTTATTGTTGCGTCCGTTTAATTTTGATACGCTCGCCACCCACGTTTTCACCTTTACTTCAGATGAACAGCTTGAACGCGCCGCCTTACCCGCCTTAGTGCTTATTTTAGTGGGGATTATTCCCGTGTTGATTTTAACTCGTTCTTTACTGCAATCAGGGAAAAAAGCTTAA
- the rimO gene encoding 30S ribosomal protein S12 methylthiotransferase RimO: MSSAPNIGFISLGCPKNLVDSERILTELRSDGYNIIPSYENADLVIVNTCGFIDSAVQESLEAIGEALEENGKVIVTGCLGAKEDRIREVHPKVLEVTGPHSYEAVMEQVHKYVPKPAHNPYVSLVPAQGVKLTPKHYAYLKISEGCDHRCTFCIIPSMRGDLDSRPITQVLDEAKRLADAGVKELLIVSQDTSAYSLDQSKENQNKTVFWNGKPIKNNLISLCEQLATLGIWVRLHYVYPYPHVDNLIPLMAEGKILPYLDIPLQHASPKILKAMKRPGSIDRTLERIKKWREICPELTLRSTFIVGFPGETEEDFQQLLDFLQEAQLDRVGCFKFSPVEGAVATDMPDQVPEEVKEERFHRFMQVQQAISAQRLQQKIGKTLPVIVDEIDEEGIIGRSMADAPEIDGVVYVDNLSNQAVSVGQVINVTITQADEYDLWGTS, from the coding sequence GCCGATTTAGTGATCGTCAATACCTGCGGATTTATTGACAGTGCGGTGCAGGAATCTTTAGAAGCCATCGGCGAGGCATTGGAAGAAAATGGCAAGGTGATCGTTACGGGCTGTTTGGGGGCGAAAGAAGATCGCATTCGTGAAGTTCACCCAAAAGTGCTGGAAGTGACAGGCCCACATAGCTATGAAGCGGTGATGGAGCAAGTGCATAAATATGTGCCGAAGCCTGCCCACAATCCTTATGTTAGCCTTGTACCAGCGCAAGGCGTAAAACTTACGCCGAAGCATTATGCCTATTTGAAAATTTCTGAAGGTTGCGATCATCGTTGTACGTTCTGCATTATCCCCTCAATGCGTGGGGATTTAGATAGCCGCCCGATTACGCAAGTGTTAGATGAAGCCAAACGCCTTGCCGATGCGGGCGTAAAAGAGTTGCTTATCGTGTCGCAAGATACCTCTGCTTATTCTTTAGATCAAAGCAAAGAAAATCAAAATAAAACGGTTTTCTGGAACGGTAAGCCGATTAAAAACAATCTCATCAGCCTGTGCGAACAGTTGGCCACCTTAGGCATTTGGGTGCGTTTGCATTATGTGTATCCTTATCCGCACGTGGATAATTTGATTCCATTAATGGCGGAGGGCAAAATTTTGCCGTACTTGGATATTCCATTACAACACGCCAGCCCGAAAATTCTCAAAGCGATGAAACGCCCCGGTTCAATCGATCGCACCCTTGAACGAATTAAAAAATGGCGTGAAATTTGCCCTGAATTAACCTTGCGTTCTACCTTTATTGTGGGTTTCCCAGGGGAAACGGAAGAAGATTTCCAACAGCTTTTAGATTTCTTGCAAGAAGCACAATTAGATCGTGTTGGCTGTTTTAAATTTAGCCCGGTAGAAGGTGCGGTCGCCACAGATATGCCAGATCAAGTGCCAGAAGAGGTAAAAGAAGAACGCTTCCATCGCTTTATGCAAGTGCAACAAGCCATTTCCGCACAGCGTTTACAACAAAAAATTGGCAAAACGCTGCCAGTGATTGTGGACGAAATTGACGAAGAGGGCATTATCGGACGCTCAATGGCAGACGCACCAGAAATTGATGGCGTGGTTTATGTGGATAACCTGTCAAACCAAGCGGTGAGTGTGGGACAGGTGATTAACGTTACCATTACGCAAGCCGATGAATATGATTTATGGGGAACGAGCTAA